The Arachis duranensis cultivar V14167 chromosome 9, aradu.V14167.gnm2.J7QH, whole genome shotgun sequence genomic sequence NNNNNNNNNNNNNNNNNNNNNNNNNNNNNNNNNNNNNNNNNNNNNNNNNNNNNNNNNNNNNNNNNNNNNNNNNNNNNNNatgcaaaatgtttctacctacttggtgaaaaagtaaataaatctttcaagaataaatatgaactggatttcactaattcaaatcgcaaaatacaatataaataacttgcaagaagaaaatagcttaatgaaagcagggaacatagaattaagcgtTGAACCCTtatggtagtgtatatcactctaactctcaagtgtctagggtcaattctctcaattctctactaatcttactttctatagcttgctcttcatctaacaatcaacaaaaatttaatgcaccaaaaatcaacaaaaattcaatgcaccaatacacaaatcaagaggtcttttaagggttgtaatggggttagggtcaaggtaggattgtatttggccaagtggactaaaatctgaatccttaattaacataaaatttCCACCTAACTcaagacaatccatttaattaaaataaaaaatctaacttTCCATCAActgtgtttactacatatttatgcattctaagttttgaatacagctcatatgcattgatttcacttatttattttggggcattttgtccccttttattacttgctttttttttattcttctcaatgcatatgattaaggttttgaatgcataaacatgttcttaacatttttcatattttcacacaaagtctaacatactcaattcccaaaccaaacgttaccaaacccacttttccccacacttaattcatgagcattctcactagtctaagctaatcaaggattcaaattagggacattattgtttttcgcttagagtcaGTAATAAGCtagagtaaagaacaaatgggtatattaggctcaaattggtttgcaaaNNNNNNNNNNNNNNNNNNNNNNNNNNNNNNNNNNNNNNNNNNNNNNNNNNNNNNNNNNNNNNNNNNNNNNNNNNNNNNNNNNacaaaggcctcaatcatatcagtgcatgcatacatcaaacaatgaaaatatagaattaagcaagacaaagaccacaatttttagagagaaaaacacacaccaaaaataaaatattggttgataaaatgaaaccaatcaaataggctcaaaatcccATTGGTTTTGtatgttcgagctctaaactatgttccaaaataatatttcttcaaacaagttttttcaaaaagttttattcaaattagtgaaatactataaaaatttcttgaaaaagaNNNNNNNNNNNNNNNNNNNNNNNNNNNNNNNNNNNNNNNNNNNNNNNNNNNNNNNNNNNNNNNNNNNNNNNNNNNNNNNNNNNNNNNNNNNNNNNNNNNNNNNNNNNNNNNNNNNNNNNNaaaattggtgttgagaagggactaactaacccgtggagatcggtatcgacctacccacacttaaagattgcactgtcctcggtgcatgctgagatgtatAGGTGGGTGGGTGTTGTGGATCCTCAGCTGTTGCTCGTTGTagaagctttctctttacccattctggtggccagcctgaaaaaggGAGAGGAGAAAGGGATATGAAGTCAAAGGTGTAGAGCAAAGAGGAGGGCGGTACGAGTGAATATCATGCCAAGTAAGGAaaaagaaactaacaataacgtttgtattaacaattatatttaattaataaaatataaaaagggttttgtgaaaagcaagcatttatagTCGAAGACtaaaagaaatcttaaaaatagtgcacaatgccatacgggcgttttcacaagcacatagcatgcatggtaaataagctatttgaaagtattaaattgaacatgcaagcatccctttaaaaagtaatatataattgtcaaataatccacaaaaatatagaaaaaaaacaatgacccaaataaaattccaacaccaatgaaaataatgcaatgaatgaaagtatgcaattaagtaaaagaaaatgaaagataagagaaatgagaaggggaagaagggaagaagaagtaagtaagaaaggagggagaaaaaattaggattggggaagaaaagataaaatattttggcatatgaggttaaggtgtgcgacgctggcgacgcggacgcgtgggtgacgcggccgcgtgatgCGCAATAAGGTAAGgtaacgcggacgcgtgggtcacgcgatcgcgtcacttgatttgtgctagtggcgcgagtgcagcctcacattcgcacaactctctgtttgaattgcattgtgccaaaaatctggatgacgcggtcgcgtgggtgacgcgatcgcgtgggtggcCATTTTTGAAAGACAACGCAGCCGCGtaaggcacgcgttcgcgtgggatGGCTTaggcttctagcacgagtccagctcAATTCaagcacaactttcggccatgcaccTTTTTCACGTCGATATTtatggcacgcggccgcgtgggtgacgcggtcgcgtgggaggccaaagttccacatgacgcggtcgcgtgagcaacgcggtcgcgtggggtcaaattatgctaaaggcgtgcctccagccacgctttcgcgtgactctctgttcaattcttttcttcccaacgcactagtgacgcggacgcgttagCGACGCTGCCGCGTTGCGTGCgtgttttccctttttttttaataatgcagtatgcagaatgcaattctaatatgaatgttatgcaaacttccaggttcaatagaataaaataaaataaaactcgaaaacaaataaaactagataaaaatgaaaaagaaacgatcataccatggtgggttatctcccacctaacacttttagttaaagtccttaagttggacattggttgagcttcctgttatagcggcttatgtttaaattcatccagaaatctccaccaatgcttggaatgccaatagcctccgtggtcccaaactaggcatgtaaagcttctgagcagcttcaaacaaattttcagGCCCCCCGGATGACGAATGTCAGCATAGGATCCATGATCCCAAGccttacttttacacccgttttcttgttgagcaatattgttccatccgggtggtaagtagtctgaattctcactgaagcagccaaaaaacttcctagacccattcagtcgagctttataccaacctttgcatttaaactttgagcatacaaccatgttgaaccttgcttgacaattcttaccactggccatcttcctcttactcttaatgccacaaagagctctaagttgaccatccgtctccagtagcccatattcaagtggaattagaaagctaagggatatgaattttacccacttgaatgttgtgaaggatgatggcaacttagggggaggtatttttaatgaaattgcaagctccactcccttgtgctcttttctgataattaccacctctttgcaagtttcttcaatttcaacctcttcctcttggtaactttcttccaattcaatctcctcttcattgctCTCCAagagcatgggaggttgtgcttcttcttcttgaatctccatctcttgatcaacctcttccaagtcttcaactgtgatatgccttggaggttgtacaccctcctcagcatcaatttcaaacgtctTGGAAAGGGGTTCTATGactggactttcccatggaggttctgcatctcctaaatcttcaatcaTTTCTTCCTCTGTAACTATTATGGTtttctccacttgttccaatacaaagccatgTTCCTCATTGTCTACCgaagtttctagtgtctccttcatgctttgctcttcttttgattctccacatgcaGCCATGGGAGTACTTTGAGTGCTCAGATATTGGGAAGCTATTAGATTTACTAACTTGCCTAAAGCGGCCGCAAAATTTTGCACACTCTTATTCATCCTTTCTTGCCTTTGAAGAATAACATGAGGTCTGTCATCCattagaggttggggtggatatgAGGATTCATTGGttgggagagagggttcataataggaaggtagttcatcttgataatgatatggagatggtgaatattgatgtggtggttcATGAGGGTAGTTATGTTGgaaaggtggtggttctgtgtatggttcatttggctcataaggtggttggtatggtggatgagggttagggtcatatggaagtgaatggtgaaaaggggcttgtgagtatggtggttcaaaattatattaaggaggagggggttcataggcatatggtgggtcTTGTTGGTAGTCCAAAGAGTGCTCACCagagccattgccttgatatgcatcacagaatggttgttgatagtccattggaggtggtcgttgccatgagggttgatcaaatccttgtggctcctcccatctttgattattccaaccatggtgcatgttatcattataatctcctcttcctgcaacataattataaccagactcatagcccaaggtgtgagagttcatagtagtgagagataataaaaacaaaaactaacaaaaaaagaaaaaaaaattttgaaaaatatttacaataaccaataataaggcacacgtttgcaattccccggcaacggcgccattttgacgttagaatttttgctagtaaagaatttataaaaatattcgtgttgtagatatagcttctaaactaacagaaatcccttcgtacaaaagttttggttgtcacaagtaacaaacccctttaaaattgataaccgagtatttaaacctcgggtcgtcttctcaaggaattgcagggaggtatgttcttattattggttatgagtttgtaaattgggggttttaagaatgaggaacaattatgatgaatgacaggtaaaataaataattgactgtaaaataaactcttggcaaggtatgagaactaacctctaactatgaaggtaagttaagtggatgaattaattcgaatcctcaagtcccagtctttccttgggaaaagttagagttattggatctcgaatcaattcttgaagaattccaattttcaatcaacaatgtgtttgataactcaagagtcaccaattaatcaaccaaagccaaaaggaaaaatatctaaattaaattaaaagcattcatgtaaataaagcaatcaaactacgtttaaacataaattcaaattcaatataaaagtgttcataaattaaattgggaaaataagtaaagggaatattaaacctggaattcagaagaaaattgtaagttggaataataataaatcctaaatcctttaagaggaatcctaatcctaatcctaagagagaggagagaacctctctctctaaaaactacatttaaaaaaataaaaagtgaattatgagagcctcctgagtctctgcaagttccctgattttaatctgtgtttctgggccgaaaactgggttgaaatgcggcctagaatctctgccagtgacttctgtaattctgcagatcgcgcacgtcacgcgatcgcgtcatccatgcggacgcgtcatttgcattttttccctgccacgcgttcgcgtcgtccacgcttccgcgtcacttgtgcttttccaatccgcgcggtcgcatgagccatgcggccgcgtcactgcggattcctttcttccgcgcggtcgcgtcgctgacgcgtacgcgtcacttctcactggttatctcctcaacttcttgtgttccttccatttttgcaagtttccttcccaatctctcactcattcatgccctataaagcctgaaatacttaacacacagatcaagacatcgaatggtaataagagaggattaagattagctaaattaagaccaaagaagcatgttttcaatcatgtaataattttaggaaggaaatataaatgcatgctaattatatgaataagtgggtaaagaccatgataaaaccacacaattaaacacattgtaaaccataaaatagtggtttatcattccACTTGATGGTGTCATCCATCCTTTGTTTTGGTGGGATTATAGTTTGAATCTTCTCCAAGATTGCTTGCGGGAGCACCCTTCTCAATTCATGGAAGTTCCATCCTCCACTATCATCTGTCAAATTTGCCACTTTTGCCTTGATATCAATGTCTTCGATATGCAGAAGATTTTTTGTGATCAAGCATTCTTCATCTTGCACCCATCTATTAAGCCATAACAGGGTTCTCATCCCATCACCTATGTTGCAGCTACAGTTCTCTATTAGTAAAGGCCAGAGCTTTACAAGTTCTTTCCACAAGGGTGAATCTGCCTGTTTACTGCACAAAGTCCCTATAATATTCTTGTCACGAATGTACCTATGGGAGAAGACTTTGGCAACCAAAGAATTCATGTCAGTGATCAGTTTCCATAAGAGTTTCATTAAGAACGCATCAGTGACCTTCTGCATATATCTAATCCCAACCCCCCTTCGATCTTTGGGAGACATAAGGTGTTCCAACTAATGTGATGAATTCGCTTTTGCTGTTGCAATTCACCCCATATGAAACCTCTTTGCATCCTTTCAAGCTGATTGCATATACTCTTTGGTAGGCGAGAGTGTTGCATTTCAAAATTCGCTATTGGGTTGATGATCGATTTGGCCAGGGTTATCCTCCCCACAAGAGATAGACAGTTGGCTTTTCAACCTTTGAATTTTCTTTAAACTTTCTCTAGCACATTCTTGAAGTGGTCTTTATCTTTTCTATGGTTACTGATCATGGCTCCCAAATACCTTTTCAGATTGGCTTTTTCTTAGTATTGCCATATGCAAGTAATCtgatttcttttctctctccttGTGTTGTAAAAAGACTATGGATGTTTTCCCCACACTAATTTTCAAACCTGATTGAATGCAAAGATGGCTGAGGCATTACTAGATGTTTTGTATTTGCTCCATCCCCACTTTCACAAAAACCAATAAGTCGTCTGTGAATAGAAGATGGGATATCTCTGGAATTTTTGTTGGCTTGAATTTTTTTCTGGTTAAGGAACTGGTTTGGTTTTGCTCCTTagtattttctgttttctcAGTACTatcattctttttcttgtgGGAGACATTCTCTTCACCCACATAATTAGGATGATCCGGGTTGTGTTCATCAGAGCTGGTCCCCTCCATATTTCCTAAAATATGATACCTCGTATCAATCGTACCATTTTCTCCATTCACGATCTTGCTACTCGTTTCACCCTTGCCTCCACTATCTAcatcaatattttgttttgctaTCCTCTTGTCACGTGTTGTTCGTTGGACCATCATCCAGGGTCCATAAGCATTGCTTCCTTCTCCTATTatatttttacctttttttgtGTGCCAATTTCAGCATTGCCCTTGTCATGTCCATCGTTTCCACTTTCTGTCTTTTCTGCTCTTATCCCCTCCTCCATGGCCACTTGCTGTAGACCTTTATAGGTTACTTCTGCTATGGGTTTTTTGggttaattatttttctcatgttcCACCATATCACAGGAAAAGCAGATGTTGTATAACCTTTCATATTCCACTTCATACTTCACTCCATTAATTGAGTATTGCACCACTAGAGGAGCCGTGAGATCCAGTTGCACACATAGTCTCACaaattttttccttcttttatcTGCTGTATTCACGTCCACTTTCATAATCTGACCAATCACATTTTCAATCTTCTTGAGCATTTCTTCATCATAATATTCAATCGCCAGATCGGGTAGTTGCACCCATGCTGCAATAGTATCTACTGCGGCTTCAACTGGGTTGAAGTTTGGTTTCCATGGACTAATGGCTAGATAGTGATAAAAAATTCTCCAAGGACCTCCTGTTAGCACAAAGTCTAAATCTTCTCGTGAATAAAACttgacaataaaaaattattatctatgTCAATAATCTCAATGCATCATTTCTTTCCCCACATTGTTTCCAATCTTCTATTGAGAACCGGTAATGAGATTTTTCTCCCTAGTAATTTAATGATTAAAGTATCTCACCAAGGGTATCTTAAATGCCTTCAATGCAGCTTCATTGAGGACAAAGTTAACAATTCCATCCACTTTTTCCACCCTGATATCTGGCTACTGGTTCTTCTCCGGTGTTCTTCGGTTGTGACCTTTTTCAggtttctcttcctcttcctcctcctacGAGCTATCCCCTTCTTCTTCGATTGAGAAAAAATCATCATCCTCCATTTTCAATTTCTTAACCGGCTTTAAACCTCCCTTAACTGCTTCACTAAAGTTTCGGATTGCCGGTGCCGAGACTACTTGTCTCTCTGTCTCCTCTAGCGTCCAGTCTTCCTGTCGTGCTACTAGAGACAGACTTCCAGTGAATCCCTTCTCTTCTCCGGCCCTTCTTACTTTCTTCCCTTGTCTTCCTATGCTCTTAAGCTCCATCATTTGTCTTCCTATCCTCTTAAGCTTCATCGTTTGTTTCTGTTttaattcattgaattttgAGTGTCCACCACGGACATACCCACCTTTCATTGCTATGGAGAGTATCATCCTGAACTGATGCAATAGTGTTGTacgaagagaaaaaaaagtttcTACTATCG encodes the following:
- the LOC107465672 gene encoding uncharacterized protein At4g02000-like, translating into MKGGYVRGGHSKFNELKQKQTMKLKRIGRQMMELKSIGRQGKKVRRAGEEKGFTGSLSLVARQEDWTLEETERQVVSAPAIRNFSEAVKGGLKPFYSREDLDFVLTGGPWRIFYHYLAISPWKPNFNPVEAAVDTIAAWVQLPDLAIEYYDEEMLKKIENVIGQIMKVDVNTADKRRKKFVRLCVQLDLTAPLVVQYSINGVKYEVEYERLYNICFSCDMVEHEKNN